cgaacccgcgagcacttgtgcatttcaaagttttatcgagtaaatgattcgcaagaacacaaaatttCTATCCGGTTGTTTCCTTGTCTAGTTTAAGTGAAACTTAGTCCATACAAAGTATCTCACCTTGTTTCTTGTGGGCtttagatgtcttcaggtgattCAGGCCGCGGGGATGGTTCTAGAGACGAGGGGCCCAGACATGAGGGTTGTGAGCATCACAATGGGTATCTGTCAACGAAGTCAGAGAGTGACCATGAACCAATAAATCCGAACACATGGAGTGTGGATCGGAGTTTGCTTGGGGATGAGGATAATGTATCTGTTGAGACTGATCCGTCCGAGTGTCCGTATGAATCGGAGGAAGTGGCGGTATATCAGGATGATCATACAATTGTGTTGGAGATTGTAGAACCAAGTCGTCTTTAAGTTAGAATGGACGCACAAGGAAAGTTTCAAACAATTCCTGTCGGAGAGCATGGAAAGGCAGAGGTGGAGCTCGCCGAGCAGTTACAAAACTTGTTGTTGGATCTGGTGGAGGATCAAAGTGATAATACGAATCTGGAGGATCATATTAGGGAATACCCGGATACAGTCGGGAGGATTCTAGATTTCTTGACGGACGTGTATACTCCCGAAGGTAATGTTGCTGCTGGTAGGAGTGGGGTAACACCCGAGACCGGGAGTACTAGTGCGGAGCGACAAGTGGAAGAGAGGCCGGAGACGATTGCAAGGATCCTTCTGATGTTGGATGAGTTGCACTTGCTGGAGAGAATAGATGAAGAGAATGGTGCATTGATTGTACCGGAAGCTGAAGAGGAGGAGAGGTCAGACCATGGAGACCCTAGGTCCGAGGAACCAAGGGCAAGAAGGGATAGAGTCGTGGAGGTGATCGATGTCATATCGAGTGATGATGAGGGGATTCCGACTTTTATAGTGGAACCAAGACGTGACCAAAACTCAATACCAAGAGACCGAGACCGAGAAGGGAAGATCCGCATGGATCATGGAGAGGATGCGAGATCAAGAGTTAGTTCAAGTCAAGACGAGAGAAACCAGGGTGAATCAAGTCGAGTGATGTCAGACCAAGTAGTGCCCAACCAAATTGTACCAAGACCCAATAGTCCTATCCGAGCTGTGCGATTGCGAATGATACGAGCGGACCAGGAGTGGGAACCGAGAGATCCAGTGTTGGGGATCAATAGACCGGAAGAGTTAAGCAGATTGAACCGAGAAAGAGTAAGGTTTGAGGAATGAGAAAGTAGTTCCAAGAAGCCGCGGATGTCTTACCAAGAGTTTCAGGCAAGAGAGAATCTGGAGGCGCGGTCAGTGACTTACCAACCGAGAGGCCGGCTGAGAGTAAGAGCCACTGCCCGGAAAAGAGTGGTTTATCCAAACCAAATGCATATAAGGAACAAGCCGTACTGTGAGTTGTGCGAAGGAGTGGGACATTGGACCCAAAATTGCTGGAGGACGTCGCTAAGGCGTATGTTGGCACCGGAGAATGCCGAATGTGATTGGTGTGGGATGCGGGGACACTTTTCTTACCGTTGTCCGAACCCAGGCCATATGAGGCATTGGAGCCCGTGTGATTCCTGTGGAGAACCGGGACACTTAAACAATCACTGTTGGAGGGCTAGGCCAGACCGTCCTATATTCCCAGAGCCTACGCGATGTATTGAGTGTGGAGGAAGTGGACACTTTTCCAACCGTTGTCCATACTGGGTTGTGCGGGAAATGTGAACCCATCCAGTCAATTTGTGGGAACGGGAGAGAACCCGTTAGAGCAAACTGATCAAGTGGAAGAGAGTTCGACGAACCGAGCTAGAACCTCATTGTCTGCCGCCTCTACCGCAACCAAGTCTCCCGCTGAGTTGTCGCCTGATGAACCGCCTAGGTTGTGTGTGTGCA
The Camelina sativa cultivar DH55 chromosome 6, Cs, whole genome shotgun sequence genome window above contains:
- the LOC109133299 gene encoding ATP-dependent RNA helicase glh-4-like, yielding MSYQEFQARENLEARSVTYQPRGRLRVRATARKRVVYPNQMHIRNKPYCELCEGVGHWTQNCWRTSLRRMLAPENAECDWCGMRGHFSYRCPNPGHMRHWSPCDSCGEPGHLNNHCWRARPDRPIFPEPTRCIECGGSGHFSNRCPYWVVREM